The Toxotes jaculatrix isolate fToxJac2 chromosome 17, fToxJac2.pri, whole genome shotgun sequence genomic interval CCTGGGCCTTCTTGGGTTTCCTGTCTGTAGCGACTTGATGTGAGCCTGGAGTTCTCCCTCTCAGACTTCACGTCTTCTTTTCGCCTTCTTTTGAAGAGCTGGTGGATGCCAGGCTCTCTGACAGTgggataagataagataagataagatctttattgatcccacagcagggaaatttacttgttaggcagctcacaagcaaaacaggaaaaaagaataaagtgcagaaaaacaagaagtgtgcaAGTACAAGAAACTGTGCAAAAAGTAGTGTACTTACAATGTTAGAAAGCTCTTGGTCTTGTTCTTCTACTCTTCAGATGTTCTTGAAAAGTTGTTTTGGTCACAGGTTTTTCTTCAAAATCTCTCAGTTAAGACTGTTGGAAATTCTCACAACTAATGCCAAACTGATGTGTCTTTGGTTCTGCAAGCAAGAACGAAAGTGAGCTGACAAAGTAAAGAGTGTGGAATTTAAAGACCTGGGTGAGTTCCGGAATGTCCTGTGACCTCTATGCTTTATGACATCACTCAGTCATAGGGACGAATCAGCGAATGAAATCTGTGGCACAAACTCACCTAAACAGTACATGAAACAAGACTTTTCTCTTTGGTCCACAAAGGTGGACACAGCAGAGGCCAGTGAAAGCCTGCCCCTAACACTAACAGGTCATTTTAAGTATAACACAGCCGTCACCATATTTAATGATATATGATTACACGTGAACTCTCTCACCGTGTTCATGTGTCCGTttgcaaataaatattaatacttAATATTTCTTGCCCACATAAAACATCTATCTTATATGATTAACTGTGCAGTATTATATTGTTAGTCActcattttaatttacagatgCTTGCTAGAAGTGCACAGCATGTGTCCATCAACACACCCTCAGTGAGCTATAGAAGTGATCCACTGTATGTAATTATGCGAGATAATTTGGTAACAGAAGATGTAGGTGCTAAAACTGCGATGACAAAAATTACAGCGAGACTAACAACatctttctggacatgtaaatcaagatatcaaattgtaatagaagtggaaatattgtcaatttcctttccttATTTTTGTGGATGTTTTCATTGATAGATGCAACTACTCAACAGTTAAAttctatttaatttgtgtacattttagtcatttacattaaaaacacactgtttttggGCAGATTCCCAAAAACtataatggaaaaaacataattcccaaaaattaaaatggaaaaaactgaatttgggaaaaaataaaaaggaatttaTAGGGCCCTAACATTAGGGGATGGACCTCAGTCCAAGAGATGGCGGCGTGTAATGTGTCACAGTGTGCAGTTCACACTTCGGGTTTAAAAGTGTGGACAGtgtggagacattttgtttaaaagaagttttgtattttctaaatgctgggaaattgctaaagttaataataaagaaaagatagagataaacgtgttttCCTTCAATGGATATttcaaaatatacattttacaagtaactacagagtgagaaaagaaacattatgtgggaaaaaaatgattaatcgagatgcatcgataatcggtgaatcatcgaatcgtagcactgtgaatcgtaatcgtattcgaatcgtgaggtgacttagatggcacacccctacaTTAAGCGTTAAGTATCTGGCTTTGTAGTTGAAGACCTTACCAATTGGATGCAGTGAGTCAAATCTTTCACAGGCAGAGTAGAGTTTGTTTGAGTTGTCTCTCGGTCCCTACGGTGTAACACCGgagctctgactctgacagcCTGCCAGTTactgtcaatcaaatacagACATTGACACACCCCCTCCAACTGCTGTCAGTCAAGCAGACAGGTACCTGCGGCTGGCTGAGATAAAAAGGAgtgtttctgatattttccttaagaccttttttttctttctttcttccttttaataatataaaactattaacaacacatttagaaaacatgTTGAGAGGATTTTTGCTAAAGGCAAGAATCAGACAAAATATCCACAGTATTACCAAGAatagatgtttgtttttgttatttatttatttatttattatttatttatggggGGTCAAAACTACTGTACTGCACTTTATAAGAAATGTAAGTTAAAAGATGAGGCACATAGTAGCCTAACGAATAGACTTATTAGCAGGGCTGGGTATCACTGAAATTTCCAGATATTAGCACAACTAATGCAGTGCCTGTTAAACATGTGCCTGTCAGCTTATTGCTTGGCCTGTGTTAATCCAGCGTGAAGCATCATCCAAACAACTTCACACTGCGCTTCCTTCAGTTCTCAGCAATacacctgcacagacagacagagacattttgCCATTTACAGTTAGAGATGATTCATATTTAAGGTACCAATACCACAACGGGATATGTTTTAGAATGTGATTATTAGCTGAATCTCCTGAGCTTTatctgcactgctgccacatgattggctgactgaCATATTTAGATCACAATTTTGAAACTAGCATCCTTATTGCAAATGCTTGTTTATGTTAAGAGACAATTGTGGGCAAATATATTGttatctgacttttttttttgtacaaaaaattCAACTATTAAATGTAACTATTAAAGTGGTTATGATTTATATTCACAGGCTgtaaaatcacaaacacaatgtaAAACATGAATCTACAGGGCCAAGTGTTTTCTGGAATTTGAACATAAATCCTACTTTTTATAACATGAATCTTTCTTTATCTGGCAGTTCAGACCTTAGTTTATTGATTTGACCTGTTTGATGATTTGATGTATCTTCTTATCATTTTACTTTACCTTTTGTCCAGGGCCCACTACCCAGGCACCAACACAGTGATGGACGCcctgaagacagagaagaagctgtggtCGTCAGAGGACTACAGCACCTTCAATGATGAGGTTGGGGGAGGCTGCTGGGCTCGCATCCTCAACCAGAACTACGTCAACGGACGCATGACTGCGTAAGTAAATACACAAACTGCTTGTGGGAAGATCAATAAATATTCTTTTCAAATGATCTATTTATGTTTAAGTTCTACAGcagaaaagattttaaaaaaagtcatttcatTTCCGGCTGCTGATCATGAATATTCTTCCAGCACCATCTCCTGGAACCTGGTGGCCAGCTACTATGAGGAGCTGCCCTTTGGCAGAGATGGGCTGATGACTGCTGAGGAGCCCTGGAGTGGCAACTATGTTGTGGAATCTCCTATCTGGATCACAGGTGCGCAATACATCCTGCAAATAGAGGAAGGTGCTGTGATGAGAATatgagatttctttttttttttttctttttttttaatcttaacaGCCCAGGAGAACGTCAACTAGGACATTGCACTTAAGAAGTTGCTACTGAAAACAATGTAGGTGAATGTAGGAATGAAGGAGGAGTTCCAGCTTGAAAAGCTTAGTTCTGTAACATGGCACAGAGacacatttatttgaaaagttGCAAAAAGAcataatttgtttaaatttttttgttttttcacccaGAGCAGTTATTAGAGAGGGGACACTGTGCAAAGTCAGCAGTCATAAGAATAACCTTCATGTACAGCTCATTACCAAGATAAAGGAAGACTGTGctgtgcagagaaataaaaaaacaaagtatattaaaaagaaatattaaaagctgtgctgtgctgtgcaaGGTCAAGAAGTTTACCCAGTCATTTCTCTGCTGTACTGGTAGCCAGTGCAGAGAggcaaacagtaaaataaagttttggtTGGTTGTGTGTAGTGTGGTTTGATAGCATAGAAGACACCATTCAGACTTGTGTTGGGTTCAGGCATGTTAAAACCGGATGGTGTGACAATCTGGAGGAAGGAAGTGAACCCAGAAACATGTCAGTGAGAACAGCTTTACTGTGAAttcagctgaatgaaatgactgtatatgtgagcacagagaggaggagagaagctaACAGATAAAGAGCTGAAACCAACTGAAACTAGGCAGGATGCAACTATGTCAAGATGGTATCAGGAATATGCTAATTAGAGTGATATTGGATAATTAGAAGACTTCTGTGGCCGAATGTTGAAGAAATGACTTGTTATGGTATGAAATAAATATCTGTGTATCAGGTTTCCTTAATCTTGGTCTCTAGAAATGCTTTAATAAGTGTTTGGAACAATATTCTGCtgtattgttttctttgtagCCCACACCACACAGTTCACCCAGCCAGGATGGACCTACCTGCAGACAGTCGGACCTCTGGCACAAGGGGGAAGTTATGTTGCCCTCACCGACGGGAAGGGAAACCTCACTGTTGTCATTGAAACCATGGCAAGTTCAGCTTTCGTACCCTACACTTTTTTACTGGTTCtgtaattagaaaaaaaagtctgaaagttTTGAAGTGTGTAGCTGCTCAGAAGACGACGACAACAGAACTACATGTAAGTGTTAAAATGAAGCTTAGCTGTCAGGTTTTCAACTTGCTGTGCAGTCTCCTGTATTACGTTTGTTATATACTAACTCCTATACTATATTTCCTTGATAGACTCATGATCATTCAGTCTGCATAAGACCTCCACTCCTTCCGTTCAATGTGACATCCCAGAATGCAACTTTCCAGCTGAAGGGATCCTTTGTAAGTTCCTCTGAGGTTTTCATCAAACCGCGAAAAGTTCATCAACGATTCTTCTCTTATTCAAGGTCATTTATTTTTCCCAGGCCTCCATAAAGGAACTCCAAGTATGGCGGTCACAGTTTAACTTCAAGACCAAAAAGCCCTCCTTCTTTGAGAAACTAACGCCACTGAAGGTAAAGGGACAGTTCAGAATCATCGAGAAGAAAGATTCGTCCTCCAGGAAATGTTGACCCCAAGCTAAGACTTTAACAAGGTCTAATCTGGTTGCTTTTATGTGTTTGATGATTTTAGCTTTTAGATGGATTGTTCACCTTAAATCTGGGTGAGGACGAAGTTTACACATTAACTACAATTACAGCAGGACAGAAAGGCAGTTACCCAGACCCACCTCCTTCAGCTCGCTTCCCTAAAGTCTACAAGGATGACTTTAATGTTCGTAAGTATCATCACCCAGATGATTCatctgttaaaatacacgttctTTCATGCAGTTCTAATAGGTTCAGGAAACAAACTTCATTATAGCTTAGATTTAGTTATGAAAAGTCATTTAAAAGTTAGGTTTGGATAGTTTGGAAATGGTAGTGTCCCGGAGAACACatggaaaatgagagaaatagTACAGTGTCCTGAAAAACATTGTGTTGCCCTGCAGAATAATTCAGACATTCTGTTCTGAGAGTTCACTGACAGATCCCTGCAACAGCTGGCAGCTGAAATGAGGGCTCTCTACAGGGACCAGATGAAATTAGAACTGCAAGGGCAAGAGTACAGGGCTGCTCTTGGTCACGTCTTATGTCTTGAAAAAAAGCTCACAATGTCCCACAGATTTGTGCATTTGAATGCATTCACGCTGAATGAGTGGTCGATGTGATTTAAAGCAACAGAGGGATTCAGGTTAGCCCTGGAGTCAACAGTTGTTGTCCTCTAATTACAGAGCCATAGATCAGCACATTTTCCAAAGGAGAGTTCCATAGAGAGGAACATGTTACTGAAGGATGTGATCCCCATGCACCTACCATCAATGTTCTGGaaactaaatttttttttaaagattggGAATCATAACATGAAGATTTATGTCCAACCTCCTGCAGGAAACCCACCCTTCTCTGAAGCTCCAGACTTTGCCGACCAGACAGGGGTGTTTGAGTACTACATCAACCTGACCGACCCTGGACCTCACGTGTTCACCTTCCGACAAGTTCTGACTGAGAGACCTGTCACATGGGTAGCAGACGCTGACCAGACCATCAGCGTCATAGGAGACTATCAGTGGTGAGATGATTGGgctttaaaatacactttaagtGCACTTGCAAAACTTTGCAAAcacagcaccaaaaaaaaaaagaaaaatcctaaAAGCCAGAACTCAGGACCAGTTTTCTGTccctgtgagtgtgttgttATGTTGctatgttgttgtgtttcaggcAGAACCTGACGGTTACATGCGATGTCTTCATGGAGAGTGTAAAGACTGGTGTTTTCATAGCAGCTAGGGTGGACAAAGGAGGCCAGTCAGTCCGCAGCGCTAAGGGAGTCTTCTACTGGGTGTTTGCTGATGGCACCTACAAAGTCACCAATGATCTTGGTCAGTATGATCACTCTCTTCTTCATTATACATTTTActattaactgaaaaaaacaaagccatgaGTTCTGGTTTTAGTCGaggttatatttttttaatatttaaaaaatgtttttgtacatattaaaaagaaatgtccaAATGCATTTTCAGCCTTCCAAACCATCCTACATTAGAAGATTGAATTGCTTCTGTTTTGATGTACCTCGTGTAAATGTGTggtctgttgttttgttcttttgtgttgTCAACAGCCGGTCAGACTGTTCTTGCAGAAGGTCAGTCTGGTACCCGAGCATATGGCTGGCACACCTTATCACTCCACGTGAACGTAAGTCAAGATTTTAGATCCTTGTTTTGGAAAACACAAGGATCCCATTCATCTTAATTTTATATTGCGTGAAATTGTATATGGATAATTAGGTGTTTCTTAGTCTTTTTTCCTCAATAAGTACttcagtttttcaaaaaaaaaaaaaaaaattttgaagcTAACACAGTGACATCTGGTGGTTTGCAGAAATTACAGCAGCCCTTCACGACTCAGGACTAAGCACTCACTCTATTGTATATCTATAGTAGTCTTCATCAGAGTGGTTGTATTACAGCTGAAATTCAAATATCACATATAAGTACACAATCTGAGACGGTAAAGTTATTGataaatgttttgttcaaaTAGCCTacatatcaaataaaaaaaaaaataactttgtcTTTGAGCAAACGGTCTCATATAATGTTCACAACATTGTCGTTCATAATGTTGACCTTTCAGCCCCATCTGCATGCTGTATGGTAACAACCATGCGACCTACTGTCACTTACTGCATCTAAAAAAGCAGATAAGTGTGTGTAGTAAAACTTTCCACTGCGGCTTGTCACTGTGATCCCTCTGTCCTGCAGGGCCAGACTGCGTCAGGGCTGCTGAATGGCTACCCACTGTGGAAGAACGCTGTGGTACTGACTCCAGAGCATGGCTGGGCTGCCATAGGAACACATTCATTTCAGTTAGCTCAGTTTGACAACTTTGCTGTGGTGGCAGAATAATGACTGTGAAGTAATGCATTACACTATACTGTTAATATTCTAATTAATTTATGGACTAGATGAATGCATTGATTTAATACTTCATCTCTGAATGtcgattttttgtttttctctttataaAGATTTAAAAGGTTTTACACAAGAATTAAGGGAACAAGAGGGCACATAATGTAACCTAACAACTGCTGTTTGAGGTAAATGGAATTTTGCACAGTTTTAATccttttattccatttttaatGGAATATATGTGAATTTCAGCTTTATTCCATTTTTAATGGaataaaaggattttttttattaaactgcttttaatgttttaaaagcaTTTGTATAGTAAGGGACAACATTTGTTTACCCCACTGGAGTGAGAAAATAGGTATATGGATATCTGTGGATGAAATAACGTGTTTCCAGATCACTGACTGTATATAAAGTTTATGTTTAAAGTTAATAATAAAGGACTTGGAACCTGTGTGCAGGGCTCGTGCTGGGATATAAAGTCTTTAGCATTTAGATCTTGGTCAGGTGCTGCTTTTCAGTTCATACTGTAAGAATTTTGACGTTTACCAAGCTCATTGCTTTTCAGTGTGATTGAAAACATTTATAATTTttagtaaaacaataaaaaaacactgctttgtttttttgtttttttctgtgaggtCGATAGattatttagcctttttccGAAGTCAGCAAGGTATAAAATattggaattaaaaaaaaaaaaaaaaaaaaaaacaaactgaagcgGGGACGAGACACGCGACCCATTGCCATAGAGATGCGTGCTCGCGCGTCTGTGGCACACGGTGACGCGCTGGAAGCGAGCGAAAGACCGTAGTGCGCAGGTGCGAGAGAGCGTCTCTATGGCAACGGGGCACTAACAACTTATACCAACCGCTACCCCACTAAAATGACGGAGCAGGGGTTGGAGAAAGTTAAGCAGCCACTCAAACGAGTTTTTATCAACAACATAGACTCATACGCAtccagaaacatttcaaaggtaaataaatgtgtgtcGTGTCAGAATTTGGATATAAGGATGGAGTAGGTGAGCTGAATAGCTGTTAGCTGGTGTTACTGTGAGTTAGCAGTATTGGACTGCTTTGTTTGTAGCCGTTTTACCGCAGCATCTTACCAactgagctgctgcacattGATGACACGTTCGTGGACAACTTTGTTGAGTTAGATCAACAGTCAGTTAACGTGTTGATGTGTGCAGtttttgtctgagtgtgttGTCGGGGCACCCGTTGATCCTGATGGAGaggtggaggctgaggaggaggaggaggaggaggaggaggaggaggaggagaggatgataTCAAcccacagcagagcaggagcTTTTCAGATTGTTGGAAGTGTTTCTGATCAGTCTGATGAGGACAGACCACACGTGTTGGAGGAGTATTTAGTAAGTAAGACAGGCTGTGTAGTAATACTTTGAGCTGTGAGAAACATTAAGCTACTCGAGAGTCTGAGAGcagatctgtgtttgtttgtttgtttaaaagcaCCTGGACAGAGATGAACTTCTTGCTAAACTGCTGAACTGTGACGTCGTCATCTACAACATCAGCCAACATGCTGATCAGGTGGAGGAAGCCTCCTGGGCTGTTTCAGGTAAGCACCTCTCAGGCTAGTTCATTGTCTGTGAAGTTTTCTTCAAACTcagttctctctgtctgactctgtttacttttttgcttacttttattttctcataatGCTGCTCACTGATACAGTATGTCCATTAATGTCATTAATGAAGCATTACAGCAGGGgttcttcatttttctgttccaAGGATTATGTTGTGAATTTTGGTCCTTTATATTCAGTTACCAGGAGCAGGGAATGACTTTCCATCTACTACAACAGTCATCATTAATATTCAAACATCAGATCACAGCCACATCTGTGTCTACTTCAAGAAACTCACTTAAAATTCTGTCtactgctgcttcctgtttatcACTAAAGTGTTGTAGCTGATGTCTTTGTTAAATCTTATCATCTGTAGACATGTTTGGACATAATATAAGACCTTTCAGTTATGTGTGAATTCATGCCATTTACCTTATATGGATGGatttatgaatgaataaattccaaaacaaggaaacaagaaaatcaTCTCAATAAAGTGTGTTTATTTAGATGTCCTCATTTTTAGTTAAGCAGTATATGTGTCAGAGATCATCTGCAGCCAACACTGAGATACAAATCAGTCTCTCAGGTGATGACTTCTCGTGTGTTGTACTCTTAGCACTTCacagtgaaatggaaaatttttctggaccaAAGACGTTCATCCTCATCTCCACAGTGATGACCTGGGCCTGCAGCAAGCCAGTGGATCCTGTGAGTGGGTACACACAGTACCTCTGGCTAACCTAACATGTTACACAAATCCATGTTTGTTCCTCATTACATATTCAAATATAGGTCATAGGGCTGAAATGTAATCTTAAAttcatacatttatttcatataaTGTAGTATCTCTACTTTATGTAGGTATGTAATGTCACTAATgtccaacaaaacaaacaaaaacaaaatgggccAACACATaatatttgtctttctgtgtcacttaaaaccccaaaatattcactttataATCACACAGTTTGAAACAGGGGACTACGCTACTATAATACTTTAATGTGATAGATCCATTATCAAAATTGTCAACTCAGCTAAATGATTAATTGGCTGATCCTTGCAGAAATCATTTGGCTTAATATTGGTCATGATTATTCTTTAATTCAAGTGgtgtgaaaatatttcaaacagcATTAACTTACTGGTCAACAGAAGCAAACACTTTAAAATCACAGCAGAAAGCAGTTTTCTATAATGGAATCAAATCTGATTacaaatataaagtataaaatgtTCTATCAGTTGTTCGTAGAACAAATAAAGATCAAAGGTCCAACGTTTCATGAGTGATTATCGTAGCTAAACCTCACCATGACGTAGATTAGAGCCGGGAGGCTCGAGTCTTGTTTACCCTCTCTATATTTAGATCTGGACCTAAATATGCAGGTGGTCTGTACTGATGTGACATATGTATTTTTCAAAAACCTTATTTACAATCTGCCAAACCCAGTTGGATCATTACAGTGGCAGAAATAAGAAATTGACCTGAAATTTGTTAAAAGTATTTAAATCTTAATGCATCTGATGCTTGTGGGGTCTCTCTGCCTTTAGTCTGGTCTTCAGCAGGTGGACTGCAGCTCAGTCGGATTGAGATCAGGGGACTGACAGAGTTTTTCCTCACCCTGAGAAGCTCTGTGGTTGCTGCGGTTGTATGTTTAAGATTGTGGGCCTGCTGAATGATGAAATGTTGAATCTGAGCACAGAGTGCTCCTGTATACATCTGCATTCATCCTGTTGCTTTAGTCTGCAGCCATACATGTCCAACCCATAACAGAACCAGCACCATGTCAGAGAGATGAGGTGGTGAACTGTTGTTTTTggcctctgcttctctgtgcaTGCGTAGAAAATGAGTGTTGCACCCATACTATATTGCTCAGGGTCTTCAGTATGTGTTCAGTTCAGGTACCTTAAGTCTGACTCTTACTTATGAAGGCTGATATAGATGAATGCTTCTCACAGGCTCCTCAGTGGTTCTCATTTGGATCCAGCTGtggaataaaatgtcagaaacaagACCATACCATAACTTTGCTGCTAATTTCTTCCCTGCTCCAATCGCCAGCACCCGTCAGCTCTCAGCCACCATCACCCTCTGTCCCTCACTCGACCACACACTCGCTGCACACTGAACTATGCCTGAAAGAAGCTTTGCTATTCTTAGAACAGTTTCAcaatttattgtgtgtgttttgttattatttcaATTTCTTAATTTGCAGTGTGTTGAGCTCTCAGGGCTGACCTGCTAATGGCAGGTCAACATCTGGATGGATATTTTCACTTTCCTCCATGACCCACATTCCAATACACCTCATTCTAATTTTACTTTCACACCTGATGGTGGCAAAGAGGAATGGTGAAGACCTGATGTGAACACATCGTTTTATTTATCTTAATTAACCTTCACTTAACCAGGCAAAATGtcattgaattgaattaaattagCTAAATAAATTCAATCTGTTTTCACTTGGACAGTATGATCCAGTGTGGTAAAATAAGAAGATGTACAATGGGTGAATAGGTTCCACAGGTGTGGTACAGGTGAGTCACCTTTAAAGTTGAAAGGCCTTTTTTTAGTATCTGTGGTCTGTGGACCCATTTTTACAAGGGCTACAGGTTTGTTTACTCATCAACAACTGAACAGCAACTCTGACCGTCCACATCAGACAGATGTTGAAGTTGgatccttctgtgtgtgtgtgtgtgtgtgtgttgtgtaacaGAGTGATCCGGAGCTTCCTTTCACTGATGAGATTTTCTGGAGACGAAGAgctcatcccaacttcaaacagCACATTGACCTGGAGAAGAGGGTGGTCAAGATGGGCAAAACTGTGAGTTTCACATGCCTGAGTTTGTTGCATTCTGTTCAGGGAGACGCGTGATTGAGATGCGTCATCCTGTCCCATGGTTGTTGCTTGTAGAACAGGACACTGTTTTCGACATACGTGGTAGCGTCAGGACTTCAGTACGGGATGGGAGAGCAGGTCTTCCACTTCTTTTTCAAGGTGAGATTTGAAGACTAATATGTCTATAAGTCTAGTTTTTGTCATTGTCatgcacttttcatttttatgtccTCTAAGCATTTTGAAGCTCCAGCTGTTGTGTATAATATTTCCAGAAATAAATATCATCTTATATTCAGGTCGGTGCAGTATTTTCTTCATACAGCACCACACCAGGGACAAAAGAGATCAATTAGTTGTGATATTAGTAGTTGATTAATCCATAACTTGTCCCCATCCTATTATTCACTAGGAGGAGAGTTTTGTTCAAAATTTTGTCCCTGCAgtagtttataaaatgtctcCAAAATCCATGTTACGGGCCAGTATGAATTTCAATATAAGACCTCATGGAAACCTGGACAGCGGCTGTGGAGATGTGGCTCTGGACAAAGTGTTGGATGGACCACCATCACCTTCCTCAGACCCCCATCACAAATTGTGAAAATGTTAATTAGCTTCACATGTGTGACTAATCAAAATGATATGTATTATTAGACATCATGGCTGGGACTGGAACAGAAAGTACCTGTCTTTGGAGGTGGCAACAATATCGTTCCCACGATTCACATCAATGACCTAGCaaggtttgacacacacacacactataaactATTGCTATAAACTGTATCCTTATACACTGTTAACAGTGTGATTTCACTGTGTAAATTCAGTGTGATTCAAAACGTGATCGAACATCAGCCCAAGCCATATTACCTGCTAGCTGT includes:
- the galcb gene encoding galactocerebrosidase isoform X1, producing MEMSVSAVVVLFIALSVDFSAAQTYVLDDKFGLGRVFDGIGGLSGGGATSRLLINYAEPYRSQILDYLFKPNFGASLQILKVEIGGDAQTTDGTEPSHMHYENDENYFRGYEWWLMKEAKKRNPNITLIGLPWAFPGWVGHGKNWPYDFPDITAAYVVNWILGAKQYHDLDIQYVGIWNERNFDSKYIKLLRYTLDKNGLEGVRIIASDNLWEPIALCMLLDPELSTAVDVIGAHYPGTNTVMDALKTEKKLWSSEDYSTFNDEVGGGCWARILNQNYVNGRMTATISWNLVASYYEELPFGRDGLMTAEEPWSGNYVVESPIWITAHTTQFTQPGWTYLQTVGPLAQGGSYVALTDGKGNLTVVIETMTHDHSVCIRPPLLPFNVTSQNATFQLKGSFASIKELQVWRSQFNFKTKKPSFFEKLTPLKLLDGLFTLNLGEDEVYTLTTITAGQKGSYPDPPPSARFPKVYKDDFNVRNPPFSEAPDFADQTGVFEYYINLTDPGPHVFTFRQVLTERPVTWVADADQTISVIGDYQWQNLTVTCDVFMESVKTGVFIAARVDKGGQSVRSAKGVFYWVFADGTYKVTNDLAGQTVLAEGQSGTRAYGWHTLSLHVNGQTASGLLNGYPLWKNAVVLTPEHGWAAIGTHSFQLAQFDNFAVVAE
- the galcb gene encoding galactocerebrosidase isoform X2; the protein is MEMSVSAVVVLFIALSVDFSAAQTYVLDDKFGLGRVFDGIGGLSGGGATSRLLINYAEPYRSQILDYLFKPNFGASLQILKVEIGGDAQTTDGTEPSHMHYENDENYFRGYEWWLMKEAKKRNPNITLIGLPWAFPGWVGHGKNWPYDFPDITAAYVVNWILGAKQYHDLDIQYVGIWNERNFDSKYIKVLRDMLDKVGLTGVGIIAADGDWSIANSMNVDPFLNDSVDVIGAHYPGTNTVMDALKTEKKLWSSEDYSTFNDEVGGGCWARILNQNYVNGRMTATISWNLVASYYEELPFGRDGLMTAEEPWSGNYVVESPIWITAHTTQFTQPGWTYLQTVGPLAQGGSYVALTDGKGNLTVVIETMTHDHSVCIRPPLLPFNVTSQNATFQLKGSFASIKELQVWRSQFNFKTKKPSFFEKLTPLKLLDGLFTLNLGEDEVYTLTTITAGQKGSYPDPPPSARFPKVYKDDFNVRNPPFSEAPDFADQTGVFEYYINLTDPGPHVFTFRQVLTERPVTWVADADQTISVIGDYQWQNLTVTCDVFMESVKTGVFIAARVDKGGQSVRSAKGVFYWVFADGTYKVTNDLAGQTVLAEGQSGTRAYGWHTLSLHVNGQTASGLLNGYPLWKNAVVLTPEHGWAAIGTHSFQLAQFDNFAVVAE